In Nitrosospira briensis C-128, a genomic segment contains:
- the sdhD gene encoding succinate dehydrogenase, hydrophobic membrane anchor protein — translation MVKRVVTGAHYGLRDWLAQRITAVVMVVFTLLLAAILMISPPHDEASWKAIFSNRWMRIASFLFLVSLFWHAWIGMRNILMDYVHATGIRLTLQILVILSLIFYTIWSAEILWALEMA, via the coding sequence ATGGTAAAGCGCGTCGTAACCGGCGCTCATTACGGCCTGCGTGACTGGCTGGCTCAGCGCATCACCGCAGTGGTCATGGTTGTCTTTACGCTTTTGCTTGCAGCAATATTAATGATTTCGCCGCCGCATGATGAAGCATCCTGGAAAGCAATATTCAGTAATCGATGGATGCGAATCGCCTCCTTCCTGTTTCTTGTCAGCCTCTTCTGGCATGCCTGGATCGGAATGCGCAATATTCTGATGGATTATGTTCACGCTACCGGCATTCGCCTGACGTTACAGATACTGGTCATCCTGTCCCTGATATTTTATACGATCTGGTCTGCGGAAATTTTGTGGGCTTTGGAGATGGCATGA
- the sdhC gene encoding succinate dehydrogenase, cytochrome b556 subunit, with amino-acid sequence MQRKRPKYLNLLEIRQPLPAVISILHRLSGALLFFPGIPLLLCGLDLILNSPQGYAQFQSFLENPLFKVALALFLWFFLHHLFAGIRFLALDLHYGGKLEQARFTSKLVLTMGIILTLLIAAWIW; translated from the coding sequence TTGCAGAGAAAACGTCCCAAGTATCTTAATCTGCTGGAAATCAGGCAGCCGCTCCCTGCCGTGATCTCGATCCTGCATCGCTTGAGCGGAGCGTTGCTGTTCTTTCCGGGCATTCCGCTTCTCCTTTGCGGCCTTGACCTGATATTAAACTCACCGCAAGGCTACGCTCAATTTCAATCTTTTCTGGAGAACCCGCTTTTCAAGGTCGCGCTAGCACTCTTCTTGTGGTTTTTCCTGCATCATCTTTTTGCCGGCATTCGTTTTCTGGCGCTGGATCTGCATTATGGCGGCAAACTGGAACAGGCACGCTTCACCAGCAAGCTGGTGCTGACCATGGGGATCATTCTCACGCTACTGATCGCGGCGTGGATATGGTAA